DNA from Rhizobium leguminosarum:
CCGCGTCGCATTGCCTTTCCGGCAAGGCGCGCACGGCTGCCCATAATTCGCTCGATAGCTCGTCGTCATTTCCGGCCGGCGCATCCTGCTGCGGTTCGGCGGCGTAAGCGCGGAATGTCTGCGCCTCTCGTGCAAGCTTGCGTCTATGGTCGCGGGCAGCGTTCAGCGTCAGGGTATAGAGCCATGTCCTGAAGCGGCTGGCGCCGCGAAAGCTGCGGATCGCCGCGCCGAGCTTGACGCAGACCTCCTGGGCGATGTCGTCGGCGTCGGTGGAACTGCCCGACCACCGCCACGCCGTCGCATGGACGAATTCATAATGGCGCGACACCAGTTGCTCAAAGGCCTCCCGGTCGCCGACCTGCGCTCGTTCTATGAGCTCCGCGTCCAATTCCGCACCTACCCCATGCTACCAAGCAAGACGCTATTTCGAGATTGAGACGTTTCTCGGATGGCTTTCCTTGGGTCGGCGATGAAAAAATTATCGCGAATTTTGAAAGCCGCGACATCCATGGGTCGCGGCCAGACAGATCGTCCCCGTCGCAAAGGCGCATGATGAGGACAGAGTCGGCCAGGGACATGATCTGTCATCTCCCAAATCGCGAAAGGACCTCCATGTCCGCTCAACCGCCTGTCCCCACCGAAAGGGGCATCCTGCAGTTTCTCGCGATTTGCGATTCCTTCTATCCGCCAGACGCCGTTCAAGCATCGATCGAACAGCAGCGACATTGGTACGACGCTCTCTGCGCGCGTTTCGACCGCCCGCTGCCCCCGGAGATGATCTTTGCGGACGGCATGCTCCAGCGCATACCGATCCGGCGTTACCGTCCACGGAAAATCGGCACGCGCACCATTCTGCTCTATCTTCATGGCGGCGGCTTCGTTGTCGGTTCGCTCGAGAGCCATCATGCCATCTGCGCCGAGATCGCCGATTTTGCCGGCGCGGAACTTGTTTCGGTCGATTACCGGCTGGCCCCTGAATATCGCTGGCCGGCGCAGACGGATGACGGCTTTACCGTATTGAAGCATCTGCTTTCCGCCAACAGCAAGGTCGTGTTGATCGGCGACAGCGCCGGGGCCAATCTGGCGGCGGGCCTTGCATTGCGCGCGCGCGACGAGGGCCTGTCCG
Protein-coding regions in this window:
- a CDS encoding RNA polymerase sigma factor; this translates as MDAELIERAQVGDREAFEQLVSRHYEFVHATAWRWSGSSTDADDIAQEVCVKLGAAIRSFRGASRFRTWLYTLTLNAARDHRRKLAREAQTFRAYAAEPQQDAPAGNDDELSSELWAAVRALPERQCDAVLLVYGEGLSHSAAADVMGCSEATVSWQVHEARKRLKAVLGKEEV
- a CDS encoding alpha/beta hydrolase, translating into MSAQPPVPTERGILQFLAICDSFYPPDAVQASIEQQRHWYDALCARFDRPLPPEMIFADGMLQRIPIRRYRPRKIGTRTILLYLHGGGFVVGSLESHHAICAEIADFAGAELVSVDYRLAPEYRWPAQTDDGFTVLKHLLSANSKVVLIGDSAGANLAAGLALRARDEGLSGVVGQVLIYPTLSGNLDAGSYAEMAAAPGLTTADVAYYREMLQAPAGNEIAEPLQAASLTGLPPAFITVAYFDPLRDDGRHYAARLAAEGVEVWFREEPQMVHAWLRARHMSDGARDGFRAVCEAVRRLAMA